TTTTTTCATTCTTCGATCACAACATACCTTTTCTCTACACCAAGCTCTTCCAAAAAGCCAACCATTGCGGCAGTAAAAGCATCGGGACCACATACATAATAATAAGTTCCCTTCTTCCCTATATAAGCCTTAAGCAATTCACGATCTATCGTTTTTCCAGTTAGCGCTTTATCTAGCGGGTCTTTCAAAACATTGATATCCTTATCACCAAGTATATATTTCAACTCTGTTTTGAGTATAATATCACTTTCGTTATAATTGGCAAACAGTAAGGTATTTCCTTCCAATAAACCATCGTGTCTAAGCTGGCGGAGGATGGCAATAAAAGGCGTTATACCTGCCCCACCAGCAATAAATACACCCGATCCTTTATAATGGATTGTTCCAAAAACCTCATGAATGATCAATTCATCCCCGGTCTTTAATTTGGCAAGTTGTTCCGTTATTCCATGATGACCTTTATAAATTTTGATTGTAAATTCCAGGTAACCCCATTCATTGAGCGAAGTGAAGGTAAATGGTCTCAGCTCATCCCTTAGTTCAGCTTTGTTAATCGATACATCAGTAGCTTGTCCCGGTATAAAAGTAAACCCGAGGGGCTTTTCTATT
This is a stretch of genomic DNA from Candidatus Pedobacter colombiensis. It encodes these proteins:
- a CDS encoding FAD-binding oxidoreductase — encoded protein: MHVVKILSVEDVTHNVRRFVIEKPLGFTFIPGQATDVSINKAELRDELRPFTFTSLNEWGYLEFTIKIYKGHHGITEQLAKLKTGDELIIHEVFGTIHYKGSGVFIAGGAGITPFIAILRQLRHDGLLEGNTLLFANYNESDIILKTELKYILGDKDINVLKDPLDKALTGKTIDRELLKAYIGKKGTYYYVCGPDAFTAAMVGFLEELGVEKRYVVIEE